From Penicillium digitatum chromosome 5, complete sequence, one genomic window encodes:
- a CDS encoding Nucleoporin (Nup184), putative, with the protein MAPVPEAYFPSLDKCFSGDVQLLSWKRAFLYTVDPESHTDDGGNIDVFFSHSESIRLLSDGLKPFPSPSAKSKSEFESKTAAIHVETNGQSSFDLKEIKADALWLSKQAGIDEITALRLVVLEWQNRPAARLTLGFSSEEATSLQSAAGTENLRGSLAGPNFASLLNQTARIGGVQSFEEEEKRRLRLREVYLSEASHVVKTLRKLLALSLHDGISADSTASASLNRKLALRKIGSRIFQDKSAGDGLDRFLQECIGSIRSRLMSLEGDGGWLSAAEGSEELENIWRTSLVEEIVHIVQLMFHQLQASVEFPTADLLLSWLQLMADYSFLETIQVPCQQPVEVLLPLQAFVSLTTLAFLKPSLAISSIQNETHMRSSPQPYFWCKEKISQINEIFLNACGDLNTVNPAAFSWGLILYTIQEIAEDRRNARERALSRDSAVSYNEQTHNAGLSRASEQSEYEELLDSARTPQSTVEDAIPILTSEALKESAFNTVIALASKTGSMSAVDDGLTTRWVRLSLLDLVRIAVIFLDYSPEIVGSVLAILSNDDSELSRDSDSLGPASDPKSLFAKDQNLMDSVFRVARSRFPYETAPFLQLCRALVSGQSLNEEGLPAILGEVENMESFTQIVSPTFQGYATIREDENADFVSLLQPLPMFETLSQNRLIESEPSNAVIVSSSSEIPRLTVGQVISDSKPAVIMWEHRYSCLSFLGSWLEEWSETGGHSPGWTDDTATEIIALLTDLITNSETQRSGEASGKRILEMASDGLSKQGDIISVIFDIFERNLHTIGTRGDLGKSLDATMACLRFIKALLKILPNRVWPFLGRSSLIGSDGKGGIMTTIVSAMEIPSGEYPFLLSCVDLVETVIDDAASRAVLRKSPGSVSSKSSIAFDWSAGIPSHVMRTIMLNFTRTMVEIFNSSGNWRFNLPEQRFKINSMLATSFERILYYAFGINDSPKLESKVTGVFSTSAAYILDMLRPRSTADLSFNPILRLIAEGLQTPPTLHLRYLTLFENQVKSTLRLCIKLVQAAQLAEQPGSLLEEQLFKASPVLVKLYALHDSYRLQVVSLLEILISSAASNPDNEPPSLVGHLGAESSCLFLDVLSQLDMPMCDRPLLLAVWQLLSTFVSKRQQWLAVFILTGSSPRQTLKKEPTSGGLSMRSVPFLKMALEKLSQIDQQEPQVALALLEFVSRAQENWPWATSHLSKHPQFFSSIINHVSKLKISSLPVMDQIHATRIAAVVADLCAVYLHSAKEVGDRSFIKTLIPLVSWYAKDAVEVSAYNSSLHANLKKNFEMRYSGCKIVDFKRTPLEVRNLGRDYYYDLSMGDKLLSYDFAWAGTKNRGFAEEFERANINLSLVEAQVSLLQSWKFFAIEHCADFMPDTEVRKSMALVAQSCLKANLSSGPPEAIFERIQQARVDFAQALLQRLVEVQARGAEVFQLLEITWKTLRSRHLTYEDALISDDTEYFRSLLNVLFLSLQFHLDSPSRSAPEAINKKAEISSDLTVIVEIVKTIVAQGFKSLTNYLHETPERCAPKDFAIIIAILQTCLQVKNADRLYEHIVYHIEEHDTARHATTLFSWADQLAVAGDPVYAELSISILVKMSTLPMLAEHLAVEAVLMKLSTCRLTSILCQKKSFGPFDPVSRLYAIWTGGFLPLCLNMLYSVMRTAPEVAAFLNQFESRLTRATEAFSSHMAVSSVPTSKWISLSMVSEAYSLALISFILDRLREAGASAGVDTHAVQDLKWDRVQVKEDIEELLGRRAALRPRIVATNEKELEWSRQKPVDSTSGAENRLEEKIVSQMKAAVTCLGGEDS; encoded by the exons ATGGCTCCCGTCCCGGAGGCCTATTTCCCGTCCCTGGACAAGTGCTTCTCCGGGGACGTTCAACTCTT GTCCTGGAAAAGAGCTTTTCTCTACACCGTTGATCCTGAAAGTCATACTGATGATGGAGGCAATATTGATGTCTTCTTTTCGCACTCCGAATCCATTCGCCTACTCTCTGACGGCCTAAAACCATTTCCCTCTCCTTccgcaaaatcaaaatccgaATTCGAATCCAAAACTGCCGCAATTCATGTTGAGACCAATGGCCAAAGCTCTTTTGACCTGAAGGAGATCAAGGCCGACGCGCTGTGGTTAAGCAAGCAAGCCGGAATCGACGAGATCACTGCTCTGCGCTTAGTTGTATTGGAGTGGCAGAACCGTCCAGCAGCGCGCCTCACACTTGGGTTTTCCAGCGAGGAAGCGACCAGTTTACAGAGCGCGGCCGGGACCGAGAATCTGCGAGGCTCTCTAGCCGGACCCAACTTCGCCAGCCTATTGAACCAAACAGCTCGAATTGGCGGTGTCCAGTCattcgaagaagaggagaagaggCGTCTGCGACTCCGCGAGGTGTATCTCTCCGAGGCAAGTCATGTAGTGAAGACACTCCGCAAGTTGCTTGCTCTGTCCCTACACGATGGTATTTCAGCCGACTCGACCGCCTCGGCCAGTCTCAATCGCAAACTTGCTTTGCGAAAAATAGGGTCCAGAATTTTCCAAGACAAGTCAGCTGGTGATGGATTGGACCGATTTCTTCAAGAATGCATTGGCTCGATACGCAGTCGGCTAATGAGTTTGGAAGGGGACGGTGGCTGGCTCAGTGCCGCAGAAGGCAGTGAGGAACTGGAGAACATATGGAGAACAAGTCTCGTGGAGGAGATTGTTCACATCGTGCAACTAATGTTCCACCAGCTTCAAGCCTCGGTGGAATTCCCAACTGCAGACCTCCTATTGTCCTGGCTCCAACTAATGGCTGATTATAGCTTCTTGGAGACAATTCAGGTG CCTTGTCAGCAACCCGTGGAAGTGCTGTTGCCCCTTCAAGCTTTCGTGTCACTCACCACATTGGCGTTTTTAAAACCCTCTCTCGCCATCTCTTCTATTCAGAATGAGACACACATGAGATCATCGCCCCAGCCTTATTTCTGGTGCAAGGAGAAAATCTCTCAAATAAATGAGATCTTTCTGAATGCATGCGGCGATTTGAACACCGTGAACCCCGCAGCCTTTTCATGGGGTCTGATCCTGTATACCATTCAAGAGATAGCAGAAGACAGGAGAAACGCAAGAGAGCGTGCTCTGAGCCGTGACTCGGCTGTCTCGTACAACGAGCAAACACATAATGCAGGGTTATCTCGAGCATCCGAGCAGTCGGAATATGAAGAATTGCTTGACAGCGCCAGAACCCCGCAAAGCACTGTCGAAGATGCTATTCCCATTCTTACATCCGAAGCCCTCAAAGAATCAGCATTTAACACTGTTATCGCACTGGCTAGTAAGACCGGGTCAATGTCAGCCGTCGATGATGGCCTGACAACCCGATGGGTCCGGCTGTCACTTCTCGACCTTGTCCGAATTGCTGTAATCTTCTTGGACTACTCTCCAGAAATCGTGGGGTCAGTCCTGGCTATCTTGAGTAATGATGACAGCGAGCTGTCAAGAGACTCAGATTCCCTAGGGCCTGCCAGCGACCCTAAATCTCTCTTCGCCAAGGATCAGAATTTGATGGACAGTGTCTTTCGCGTTGCACGGTCCCGTTTCCCTTACGAAACGGCACCATTTTTACAGCTCTGTCGTGCTCTCGTCAGTGGACAATCTTTGAATGAAGAAGGCCTGCCGGCTATTCTTGGGGAGGTGGAGAACATGGAATCCTTTACACAGATTGTCTCGCCCACTTTCCAGGGCTATGCCACCATTCGAGAGGATGAGAACGCCGATTTTGTATCCCTGCTCCAACCCCTCCCCATGTTTGAAACCTTGTCTCAGAACCGTCTCATCGAGAGTGAACCAAGCAATGCTGTAATTGTCAGCAGTTCTTCCGAAATTCCACGCTTAACCGTTGGTCAAGTCATTTCCGATTCAAAACCCGCGGTCATCATGTGGGAACACCGATACTCTTGCTTAAGTTTTCTAGGAAGTTGGCTTGAAGAATGGAGCGAGACCGGCGGGCACTCACCTGGATGGACTGATGACACTGCCACGGAAATCATCGCTCTCTTGACAGACTTGATAACTAACTCCGAGACACAACGTTCCGGCGAGGCAAGCGGCAAGAGAATCTTAGAGATGGCTAGTGATGGGTTGTCTAAACAGGGTGACATAATTTCCGTGATCTTCGATATCTTTGAGCGCAATTTGCACACTATCGGCACCCGAGGAGATTTGGGCAAGTCTTTGGATGCAACCATGGCATGTCTGCGCTTTATCAAGGCACTTCTAAAGATCCTGCCAAATCGAGTATGGCCTTTCCTTGGTCGTAGCAGTCTCATTGGGTCCGACGGCAAGGGAGGCATCATGACAACAATTGTTTCAGCAATGGAAATCCCTTCCGGCGAGTATCCGTTCCTCCTGAGCTGTGTCGACCTCGTGGAAACTGTCATCGATGATGCGGCATCTCGAGCAGTATTGCGAAAAAGCCCGGGCAGCGTGTCAAGCAAATCATCCATTGCGTTTGATTGGAGTGCCGGTATCCCATCTCACGTCATGAGAACCATCATGTTGAACTTCACACGCACAATGGTGGAGATTTTCAACAGCAGTGGAAATTGGAGGTTCAATCTACCAGAACAGCGGTTCAAGATCAACTCGATGCTTGCCACTTCGTTTGAACGCATTCTGTACTATGCCTTCGGAATCAACGACAGCCCGAAACTAGAATCTAAAGTCACCGGCGTCTTCTCTACATCCGCAGCGTACATTCTGGACATGCTGCGCCCTCGGTCAACCGCCGATCTATCCTTCAATCCAATTCTTCGGCTGATTGCCGAGGGTCTCCAGACTCCCCCAACACTCCACCTCAGATATCTTACTCTCTTTGAGAACCAGGTGAAATCTACACTACGTCTCTGCATCAAACTTGTGCAGGCAGCCCAATTGGCAGAACAACCTGGCTCGCTTCTGGAGGAGCAATTGTTCAAGGCCAGTCCAGTCCTGGTCAAACTCTACGCGCTGCATGATTCATACAGGCTGCAAGTCGTGTCCCTTCTAGAGATTCTGATCTCCAGCGCTGCTTCAAATCCAGATAATGAGCCTCCTTCCCTTGTTGGCCACCTTGGAGCAGAGTCATCCTGCCTGTTCCTCGATGTGCTGTCACAACTAGACATGCCGATGTGTGATAGACCTCTACTCCTTGCAGTATGGCAGCTGCTATCGACATTTGTTAGCAAGCGCCAGCAGTGGCTTGCTGTTTTCATTCTCACAGGATCATCTCCTCGCCAGACCCTGAAGAAGGAACCCACCTCTGGAGGGTTGAGTATGAGGAGCGTGCCTTTCCTAAAAATGGCACTTGAGAAATTGTCTCAGATCGATCAGCAAGAGCCGCAAGTAGCTCTGGCGTTGCTCGAGTTTGTTTCTCGTGCGCAAGAAAATTGGCCATGGGCCACCTCCCATCTGAGCAAGCATCCCCAGTTCTTCAGCAGCATTATTAATCACGTCTCAAAGCTGAAGATCTCTTCTCTGCCGGTAATGGATCAAATCCATGCCACGCGGATTGCAGCCGTTGTCGCAGACTTGTGCGCAGTCTACCTGCACTCTGCAAAGGAGGTAGGTGACAGAAGCTTCATAAAGACCTTGATTCCATTAGTGTCGTGGTATGCCAAGGATGCAGTTGAGGTTTCAGCTTACAACTCCTCATTGCATGCCAACTTGAAGAAGAACTTTGAGATGCGGTATTCGGGCTGCAAGATCGTTGACTTCAAAAGGACACCCCTCGAGGTTCGTAACCTAGGGCGGGATTACTACTATGACTTGAGTATGGGGGACAAGCTGCTGTCATACGACTTTGCCTGGGCTGGCACCAAGAACCGTGGCTTTGCCGAGGAGTTTGAGCGCGCCAACATCAATTTGTCTCTTGTCGAGGCGCAGGTG agccttcttcaaagcTGGAAGTTTTTCGCTATCGAACACTGTGCCGATTTTATGCCCGATACTGAAGTCCGGAAGTCAATGGCTCTGGTAGCTCAAAGTTGTTTGAAGGCCAATCTTAGCAGTGGCCCTCCAGAAGCCATCTTCGAGCGGATCCAACAAGCGCGCGTTGATTTCGCCCAGGCACTTCTCCAGCGGCTTGTCGAAGTACAGGCTAGAGGCGCCGAAGTCTTCCAGCTGCTCGAAATCACCTGGAAGACACTGCGATCCCGACATCTGACATATGAAGACGCTTTGATCAGTGATGATACCGAATACTTCCGGTCTCTCCTTAACGTACTGTTCCTTTCACTTCAGTTCCACCTGGACAGCCCCTCTCGGAGTGCCCCTGAAGCCATCAACAAGAAGGCTGAGATTTCTTCGGATCTGACTGTCATCGTGGAAATCGTGAAAACAATAGTGGCCCAGGGCTTCAAATCCCTCACCAATTATCTTCATGAGACACCAGAGAGATGCGCACCAAAAGATTTCGCCATCATCATTGCGATTCTGCAGACATGCTTACAAGTGAAGAACGCCGATCGCCTCTATGAGCATATCGTGTACCACATTGAGGAACATGACACCGCTCGTCATGCGACTACGCTCTTCTCCTGGGCCGACCAATTAGCCGTGGCAGGCGACCCTGTGTACGCAGAGCTCAGTATCTCCATCCTGGTTAAAATGTCAACCCTGCCCATGCTTGCAGAGCACCTGGCTGTGGAGGCTGTCTTGATGAAACTGTCCACCTGCCGTCTTACAAGCATTCTCTGCCAAAAGAAATCATTCGGACCCTTTGACCCAGTTTCTCGACTGTACGCCATCTGGACTGGAGGATTCCTTCCTCTGTGTCTGAACATGCTCTACAGTGTTATGCGGACCGCGCCCGAGGTCGCTGCGTTTCTTAACCAATTCGAATCGCGTCTGACCCGCGCGACAGAAGCATTCTCCAGCCACATGGCCGTTTCCTCTGTTCCGACATCCAAGTGGATCAGCCTCAGCATGGTCTCCGAGGCCTACTCGCTCGCGCTAATCTCCTTCATCCTGGACCGGCTCCGTGAGGCGGGTGCCAGTGCTGGTGTTGACACACATGCTGTTCAAGATCTCAAATGGGATAGGGTGCAGGTCAAGGAAGATATTGAGGAGCTGCTCGGTCGACGCGCTGCTCTGCGGCCACGCATTGTTGCGACTAATGAGAAGGAGTTGGAGTGGTCCCGACAAAAGCCTGTCGACTCAACTTCCGGGGCCGAGAACCGACTGGAGGAGAAGATTGTTAGTCAGATGAAGGCAG